A genomic window from Antedon mediterranea chromosome 4, ecAntMedi1.1, whole genome shotgun sequence includes:
- the LOC140046531 gene encoding aqualysin-1-like encodes MRAFCLLLLVAVASATLAPLHKAKEPITGKYLIGLKSKVDIDSIGEKMENGIFGGKLKTAILKKFKGAFNGFVANLDDETIEKIRALDFVDYVEEDGMMYTSVTWGLDRVDQRDLPLNSYFSVNGKGNGVNVYVIDTGINPTHTEFGGRAAVFYDATGGDGVDCNGHGTHCAGTIGGYNYGVAKEANLYGVRVFGCSGGASTSTIIDGINYVYWYGSQPGVVSMSLGGGASTSEDNAVTNLINKGFTVVVAAGNDNSNACYYSPARVDAAITVGATDSSDVRSSFSNYGSCVDIFAPGSSITSAWWTSNRATNTISGTSMACPHVSGVAAVLRGNGYSNSQTRSKILSDASSNRISSTGWGSPNLMLYVD; translated from the exons ATGCGTGCCTTTTGCCTTCTCTTGTTGGTGGCTGTTGCCAGTGCTACACTAGCACCATTGCACAAAGCCAAAGAACCAATTACTGGTAAATATCTCATTGGACTTAAG TCCAAAGTTGACATCGATTCCATTGGTGAAAAAATGGAGAATGGCATCTTTGGTGGAAAACTGAAAACAGCCATCTTGAAGAAGTTTAAAGGTGCCTTCAATGGATTTGTTGCTAACTTGGATGATGAGACCATTGAAAAg ATCCGTGCTCTTGACTTTGTTGATTATGTTGAAGAGGATGGCATGATGTACACAAGTGTAACTTGGGGACTTGATCGTGTTGATCAAAGAGATCTTCCATTGAACAGCTATTTTTCCGTCAATG GCAAAGGAAATGGTGTTAATGTTTACGTAATTGATACTGGTATTAATCCAACTCATACTGAATTTGGTGGACGTGCTGCAGTATTTTATGATGCTACTGGTGGTGAT GGAGTTGATTGCAATGGTCACGGAACTCACTGTGCTGGAACCATCGGTGGCTACAATTATGGTGTTGCGAAAGAAGCTAATTTGTATGGCGTAAGAGTATTTGGATGCTCTGGAGGTGCATCTACATCTACCATTATTGACG GAATTAACTACGTGTACTGGTATGGATCACAGCCTGGCGTTGTATCAATGTCCCTTGGTGGCGGCGCATCTACTTCTGAAGATAATGCTGTTACCAATCTAATCAACAAGGGATTCACCGTTGTAGTAGCTGCTGGAAACGACAACTCTAACGCATGCTACTACTCTCCAGCACGAGTAGACGCC gCTATCACAGTTGGTGCGACTGATTCTTCGGATGTTCGATCATCTTTCTCGAACTATGGAAGTTGTGTAGATATCTTTGCTCCAGGCTCATCCATCACCTCTGCTTGGTGGACCTCAAACCGTGCGACTAACACCATCAGTGGAACTTCCATGGCTTGTCCTCATGTCTCag GTGTTGCTGCTGTTCTCCGTGGAAATGGATACTCTAACTCACAAACAAGAAGCAAGATTCTGAGTGATGCCAGTTCAAATAGAATCAGTAGTACTGGATGGGGCTCACCTAATCTGATGTTATACGTtgattaa